A stretch of DNA from Vicinamibacterales bacterium:
TCGTCACCGAGCTGCCCGACGCGGGCCTCGCCGACATGGACGCGATGGTCCGCGACGAGGGAATCACCAGCTTCAAGCTGTTCATGGCCTATCCCGGCGTCTTCATGGTCGACGACGCCACGATCTTCCGCGCCCTGCGCCGCACCGGCGACAACGGCGGCGTCATCTGCATGCACGCGGAGAACGGCGGCGTGATCGATCTCCTCGTCCAGGAGGCGCTGCGCAAGGGACAGAAGGCGCCGAAGTACCACGCGCTGACGCGGCCGCCGCGCGCCGAGGCGGAGGCGACCGGCCGCGCGATCGCGCTCGCCGAAATGGCCGGGGTGCCGATCTACATCGTCCACCTCTCGTCCGCCGACGCGCTGCAGAAGGTCCGCGAGGCGCGCGACATGGGGCTGCCCGCCTATGCGGAGACGTGTCCGCAGTACCTCTTTCTCTCGTACGACAACTACGAGGAGCCCGGCTTCGACGGCGCGAAATACGTCATGTCGCCGCCGCTGCGCGAGAAGTGGCACCAGGACGTGCTCTGGAAGGGGCTGAGGCAGAACGATCTGCAGGTCATCTCCACCGACCACTGCCCGTTCTGCATGGCCGGCCAGAAGGAGCTCGGCGTCGACGACTTCAGCAGGATCCCCAACGGGGCGCCGGGGATCGAGACCCGGCTCACGCTGGTGCACAACGGCGGCGTGCGCCAGGGGCGCATCGGGCTGAACCGGTTCGTCGAGCTGTGCTCGACGACGCCGGCGAAGATGTTCGGGCTGTTTCCGCGCAAGGGGACGATTGCCGTCGGCAGCGACGCCGACATCGTGATCTTCGACCCGAAGAAGACGCAGCGGCTCGGCGTCAAGACGCTGCACATGCGCGTCGACTACAACCCCTACGAAGGGACCGTGGTGGAGGGCGCGCCGAGCGTCGTCATCTCGCAGGGCAAGGTGATCGTCGAGGGGGACAGGTTCGTCGGCGCGAAGGGGGCGGGCCGGTTCGTCAAGCGAGGCCCGAGCCTCGCGCCGGCGGGCCTCTGAGGTCTGTAATCGAAGGGTCGAAGGATGCGAAGGCAGGCGAAGGAGCGTCGAAGGAGGCTCTTCTCCTGTTCGAAGGAAGCGAAGGTCGAAGGGGCGCTGCGATCCTTCGTCGTTCGCTTCTTCGCCCTTCGACCTTCGCCGCCTTCGACCAGAGAGCCGGTCTCCTTCGAGTTCCTTCGCCGACCTTCGTCTTCCTTCGACTCCTTCGATTAAGAGGTCAGTGATGCCGTCCCAAATCACCCTCACTGACGGCCGCGTCGAGCTGGCGGATCGCGCACGCGTCGAAGCCAGTCCTCTGTACAACGACGATCTCGCGCCGGTGCCGATCCGGGAGCGCACCTGGACCACCTACAACTACGCGGCGCTGTGGATCTCGATGGCCCACTGCATCCCGACCTACATGCTCGCCTCGGGGCTCATCGCGTCGGGCATGAACTGGTGGCAGGCGCTCGTCACCGTCGGGCTCGGCAACACCATCGTCCTCATTCCGATCCTGCTGAACTCGCACCCGGGCACGAAGTACGGCATTCCCTTCCCCGTCTTCGCGCGTGCCGCCTACGGGACGATCGGATCGAACCTGCCGGCGTTGATGCGCGCGTTCGTCGCCTGCGGCTGGTTCGGCATTCAGGCGTGGATCGGCGGTGAAGCGTTGAACACGTTCTTCGCCACCGTCGTCCCCGGATGGCCCACGCTGCTCGGCGGCGGGTTCGGCGGGCACACCGCGACCGAGTGGCTGTCCTTTCTGCTCTTCTGGGGGCTGAACATCTTCGTCATCTATCGCGGCATGAACCTGCTGCGCCGCGTCGAGAACTGGGCGGCGCCGTTCGTCCTGATCATGACCGCCGGCCTGCTGGCGTGGGCGATCTGGCGCGCCAACGGGCTGGGGCCGCTGCTCGCCGACCCGGGCCGGTTCGCCAGCGCCGGCGAGTTCTTCAAGGTGTTCGTCCCCTCGCTCACCGCGATGATCGGCTTCTGGGCGACGCTGTCGCTCAACATGCCGGACTTCACGCGGTTCGGGCGCAGCCAGCGCGAGCAGGTCGTCGGACAGGTGGTGGCGCTGCCGACGACGATGTTCGTGTTCGCGGCGATGGGAGTGATGATCACCAGCGCGACGGCGGTGATCTACGGCGAACTGATCTGGGATCCGATCAAGCTGGTGGGACGCTTCCGCGATCCGTTCGTGA
This window harbors:
- a CDS encoding NCS1 family nucleobase:cation symporter-1 gives rise to the protein MPSQITLTDGRVELADRARVEASPLYNDDLAPVPIRERTWTTYNYAALWISMAHCIPTYMLASGLIASGMNWWQALVTVGLGNTIVLIPILLNSHPGTKYGIPFPVFARAAYGTIGSNLPALMRAFVACGWFGIQAWIGGEALNTFFATVVPGWPTLLGGGFGGHTATEWLSFLLFWGLNIFVIYRGMNLLRRVENWAAPFVLIMTAGLLAWAIWRANGLGPLLADPGRFASAGEFFKVFVPSLTAMIGFWATLSLNMPDFTRFGRSQREQVVGQVVALPTTMFVFAAMGVMITSATAVIYGELIWDPIKLVGRFRDPFVIAISMFTAVVATLAVNIAANVVSPANDFANAFPRAISFKTGGLITGVLGIAIQPWRLLADPSGYIYTWLLGYSGGLGSIAGVLIADYWIVRKTELRLEDLYLADGAYRYTAGWHVPGAVATAAGCAAAWSGVVIPALRPVYDYAWFIGFAVAAVVYLALVRQGTRSANGQSRVPGL
- the hydA gene encoding dihydropyrimidinase, with amino-acid sequence MSLLITNGRIVTASDDYAADVLCDDHGRIAAIGRDLPSHRFPADRVIDAAGQYVLPGGIDVHTHLDMPFGGTTSADDFETGTIAAAFGGTTSLVDFAIQYRGQTMRHALDEWMRKAAGKAVIDYSFHMIVTELPDAGLADMDAMVRDEGITSFKLFMAYPGVFMVDDATIFRALRRTGDNGGVICMHAENGGVIDLLVQEALRKGQKAPKYHALTRPPRAEAEATGRAIALAEMAGVPIYIVHLSSADALQKVREARDMGLPAYAETCPQYLFLSYDNYEEPGFDGAKYVMSPPLREKWHQDVLWKGLRQNDLQVISTDHCPFCMAGQKELGVDDFSRIPNGAPGIETRLTLVHNGGVRQGRIGLNRFVELCSTTPAKMFGLFPRKGTIAVGSDADIVIFDPKKTQRLGVKTLHMRVDYNPYEGTVVEGAPSVVISQGKVIVEGDRFVGAKGAGRFVKRGPSLAPAGL